CTGGAATCAAGAAAGCCTCTGTGAATTTCTTTGCATACCGATCAAAAAGTTCGTCAACAATATCATTTCCGAAGTGGTCACTGATAACTCCTTCCCAGACAGCTCTTACATGCGAAGTTGCCATTTGTTCGGTAACATCTAATACTTCCTCGTTATAGATTACTGACTCCATTTTTTCGATGCTGAAacaatcattattattattctctATCAGGCCCTTCAACTCTGCTTCAGTGGGGTTGTGTATTGGCAAATTGAAGGAGTCAATCTTAGCTTCACTGATTGAGCCCTGAAGCAAATatagagaaagaaaacaaaatcatatgAAAAACAATTTTTCTGCACAGAAAACTTGAAACCAAAAGAATGAGAATCACTATACCTGATGGTGCATGTCTATGAGACAGGCTTCAAGTAAAGCATGAAGAGCAACAAAATTGCACTGCGAATGAGGAATACCGTCTGGAACACCCGGTATTACAAGCGCCATGAGCCCGCCATGGACAAGCTCCTGTGCTCTTGCATTCAGAAAAGATGTGAAGTCCTTGGCATACTGAGTTGAGTAGGCCTGAACAACTTCTGTGGGGGCTGTTGCATAATAGACCCTTCCTCTGTTATATGCAGGAGATTCATGATTTGCCAACTCTTTTGGTGCATTTGAGAGCCAATGAAGGGAGTATGAGCAGTGAATGAAATGGAGAGAGC
This DNA window, taken from Tripterygium wilfordii isolate XIE 37 chromosome 20, ASM1340144v1, whole genome shotgun sequence, encodes the following:
- the LOC119987167 gene encoding loganic acid O-methyltransferase-like, whose product is MVRETKTTPATMNGGDGEYSYNRNSSTQRVAIDLVKELITEGIATNLDLLQLGSPSSPEIFRIADLGCSVGPNTFISVQEIIDSVKLKYPQEDIEFQVFFSDQFSNDFNTLFKNLPSDKQYFAVGVPGSFYDRLFPKSSLHFIHCSYSLHWLSNAPKELANHESPAYNRGRVYYATAPTEVVQAYSTQYAKDFTSFLNARAQELVHGGLMALVIPGVPDGIPHSQCNFVALHALLEACLIDMHHQGSISEAKIDSFNLPIHNPTEAELKGLIENNNNDCFSIEKMESVIYNEEVLDVTEQMATSHVRAVWEGVISDHFGNDIVDELFDRYAKKFTEAFLIPESTSYKRMVLIFVLLKRNL